Within Rhodospirillales bacterium RIFCSPLOWO2_02_FULL_58_16, the genomic segment CATCGTGGCGGAACGGATGGGTCAGGATATTATCGGTTACGTTGTCACTTTTGATGACGTAACCGAGTTGATGTCGGCCCAACGCAAGGCGGCTTGGGCGGATGTGGCGCGGCGCATCGCCCACGAGATCAAGAATCCGCTTACCCCCATCCAACTTTCGGCGGAGCGGTTGAAAAGCAAGTACCTCAATGAAATCAAAACCAGCCCGGAAATTTTCACCAACTGCACCGACACTATCATCCGTCAAGTCGAAGATATCGGGCGGATGGTTGACGAATTCTCCTCCTTTGCCCGTATGCCGGAACCGAACATGAAGCCGGAGAACCTCGCCGACATCTGCCGTCAGGCGGTTTTCCTGGAAAAAACACGCCATCCCGAGATCAAATTCACCACGATGTTCCCCGATGGCGTCAAGTATCTGCGCTGTGACAATCGGCAAATCGGGCAGGCTCTGATAAACTTGCTGAAAAATGCCGCCGAATCAGTCAATGAGCGTGGGTCATCCCCGGATAATGATCGGCAACCCGGTTGGGTGCGCTTGCTTTTGGATGAGAAAAACGACGGCAACGGCGCGATCATCAGCATTATTATCGAAGACAACGGCAAGGGCTTGCCCAAGGAACGCCGTGACCGCCTTACCGAACCTTACATCACCGGGCGCGATAAGGGGACCGGCCTGGGGCTGGCGATTGTCAAAAAAATCATGGAAGATCACAATGGCGACCTGGTGCTTGAAGACCGTGAGGGGGGAGGGGCGAAGATTTCTATAGTCTTCCACCCGGTTGATGAAAATGCCATTAGTGAACAACATGATCAATTCGATACGATGAAGACGGCAACGGACATTCCGATTCATGGCTCATGATATCTTAATCGTTGACGACGAATCCGACATACGGACTCTGGTATCCGGAATCCTTGAGGACGAGGGCTATCTGCCCCGCGAGGCCGCCGACGGCGCCGAAGCGCTTGCCGGCATTGAAACCCGGCGGCCCAGTCTGGTGCTTCTCGATATATGGTTGCAGGGGAGCAAACTGGACGGCATCGGCATCCTGGAAATTATCAAAAACAACCATCCCGATTTGCCGGTGGTGATGATGAGCGGCCACGGCACCATCGAGACGGCGGTCAAGGCAATCAATCTCGGAGCTTATGATTTCATCGAGAAACCCTTCAAATCCGACCGCCTGATCATGATTATCACCCGCGCCGTTGAAACGGCGCGTCTCAAGCGTGAAAACGAAGAACTGCGCCGACGCGCCGGCGCCGAGGCGGAACTGATCGGTCGTTCGCCGGCCATCAATCAGGTGCGTCAGACTATCGCCCGCGTCGCCCCCGCCAACAGTCGCGTCCTTATTACCGGACCGGCCGGCTCGGGCAAGGAAGTGGTGGCGCGTATGCTGCATGGCAGTTCGCACCGCGCCGACGGTCCTTTTGTCGTCGTCAACTGCGCCAATATGCTCCCCGAGCGGATGGAAATCGAACTGTTCGGGACCGAGGACGCCGACGGCAAAAACGTCAGCAGGAAGGTGGGAACCTTCGAGTCCGCCCATAACGGCACCCTGTATCTCGACGAGGTGACGGATATGCCGCTGGAAACCCAGGCCAAGATCGTCAGGGTGCTTCAAGACCAGATATTCAAGAGGGTCGGCGGCAGCACCCTGGTCAAGGTGGACGTGCGGGTGGTCGCCTCCGTCACCGGCGAAATCAAAGATGAAATCGCCGCCGGCCGTTTCCGCGAGGACCTGTTTTACCGGCTGAGCGTGGTCCCCATCGAAGTGCCGCCGCTTAAGGATCGCCCCGACGATATTCCCTTACTGGCCAAATTCTTTATGGAGCGGGCCGCTGAGAGCGGAGGCCGGCAGCCTCGGGATATCGGCAAGGATGCGCTGGCTGTTCTTCAGACTTATGAGTGGCCGGGAAACGTCAGGGAATTGCGCAATGTCGTCGAGCGTCTGTTGATCATGGCCCCCGGCCACGCCGGCGAGCCTATCGGCGCCGAGGCTCTCGCCGTTATCATCGGCAATTCCAGGCAACCGGAAAACCGGCTTATGGACACAAGTAA encodes:
- a CDS encoding sigma-54-dependent Fis family transcriptional regulator, whose product is MAHDILIVDDESDIRTLVSGILEDEGYLPREAADGAEALAGIETRRPSLVLLDIWLQGSKLDGIGILEIIKNNHPDLPVVMMSGHGTIETAVKAINLGAYDFIEKPFKSDRLIMIITRAVETARLKRENEELRRRAGAEAELIGRSPAINQVRQTIARVAPANSRVLITGPAGSGKEVVARMLHGSSHRADGPFVVVNCANMLPERMEIELFGTEDADGKNVSRKVGTFESAHNGTLYLDEVTDMPLETQAKIVRVLQDQIFKRVGGSTLVKVDVRVVASVTGEIKDEIAAGRFREDLFYRLSVVPIEVPPLKDRPDDIPLLAKFFMERAAESGGRQPRDIGKDALAVLQTYEWPGNVRELRNVVERLLIMAPGHAGEPIGAEALAVIIGNSRQPENRLMDTSKIMNLSFREARGIFEKEYLHSQVTRFGGNISRTADFIGMERSALHRKLKSLGINSDDKNRPNGAGKLPSKERSVQDKGLAP